In a genomic window of Syngnathus typhle isolate RoL2023-S1 ecotype Sweden linkage group LG4, RoL_Styp_1.0, whole genome shotgun sequence:
- the calca gene encoding calcitonin/calcitonin-related polypeptide, alpha isoform X2 — protein sequence MAIMITHKFGTLLLACVLIFCQMCITQAAPSRSREDPSTDDDIKKLLRAIKEFMQLASDEQERQTADGSSNMPTQKRACNTATCVTHRLADFLSRSGGMGHRNFVPTSVGAQAFGKRRRRSPE from the exons ATG GCAATCATGATCACCCATAAATTCGGGACTCTTCTTTTAGCTTGTGTGCTGATCTTTTGTCAGATGTGCATCACACAGGCAGCTCCATCCAG AAGTCGTGAAGACCCCAGTACTGATGATGATATTAAGAAGTTACTAAGAGCCATTAAAGAGTTCATGCAGCTCGCTTCAGATGAGCAAGAGCGCCAAACAGCTGATGGGAGCAG CAACATGCCAACACAGAAGAGGGCGTGCAACACCGCTACCTGCGTCACCCACCGCTTGGCAGACTTCTTGAGTCGTTCCGGCGGGATGGGCCACCGCAACTTTGTGCCCACCAGCGTGGGGGCGCAAGCCTTCGGCAAACGGAGGCGACGCAGCCCCGAGTGA
- the calca gene encoding calcitonin/calcitonin-related polypeptide, alpha isoform X4 has protein sequence MAIMITHKFGTLLLACVLIFCQMCITQAAPSSREDPSTDDDIKKLLRAIKEFMQLASDEQERQTADGSSNMPTQKRACNTATCVTHRLADFLSRSGGMGHRNFVPTSVGAQAFGKRRRRSPE, from the exons ATG GCAATCATGATCACCCATAAATTCGGGACTCTTCTTTTAGCTTGTGTGCTGATCTTTTGTCAGATGTGCATCACACAGGCAGCTCCATCCAG TCGTGAAGACCCCAGTACTGATGATGATATTAAGAAGTTACTAAGAGCCATTAAAGAGTTCATGCAGCTCGCTTCAGATGAGCAAGAGCGCCAAACAGCTGATGGGAGCAG CAACATGCCAACACAGAAGAGGGCGTGCAACACCGCTACCTGCGTCACCCACCGCTTGGCAGACTTCTTGAGTCGTTCCGGCGGGATGGGCCACCGCAACTTTGTGCCCACCAGCGTGGGGGCGCAAGCCTTCGGCAAACGGAGGCGACGCAGCCCCGAGTGA
- the calca gene encoding calcitonin/calcitonin-related polypeptide, alpha isoform X3: MAIMITHKFGTLLLACVLIFCQMCITQAAPSSREDPSTDDDIKKLLRAIKEFMQLASDEQERQTADGSSPDRSMSKRCTGLSTCVLGKLSQDIHKLQTYPRTDVGAGTPGKKRNLAEQYEYN, translated from the exons ATG GCAATCATGATCACCCATAAATTCGGGACTCTTCTTTTAGCTTGTGTGCTGATCTTTTGTCAGATGTGCATCACACAGGCAGCTCCATCCAG TCGTGAAGACCCCAGTACTGATGATGATATTAAGAAGTTACTAAGAGCCATTAAAGAGTTCATGCAGCTCGCTTCAGATGAGCAAGAGCGCCAAACAGCTGATGGGAGCAG CCCAGATAGGTCCATGTCAAAGCGCTGCACCGGCTTAAGCACTTGTGTGCTGGGCAAACTGTCCCAGGATATTCACAAACTCCAGACCTATCCCCGCACAGATGTGGGAGCAGGGACACCTGGAAAGAAGAGAAATCTAGCTGAGCAATATGAATACAATTGA
- the calca gene encoding calcitonin/calcitonin-related polypeptide, alpha isoform X1: MAIMITHKFGTLLLACVLIFCQMCITQAAPSRSREDPSTDDDIKKLLRAIKEFMQLASDEQERQTADGSSPDRSMSKRCTGLSTCVLGKLSQDIHKLQTYPRTDVGAGTPGKKRNLAEQYEYN, translated from the exons ATG GCAATCATGATCACCCATAAATTCGGGACTCTTCTTTTAGCTTGTGTGCTGATCTTTTGTCAGATGTGCATCACACAGGCAGCTCCATCCAG AAGTCGTGAAGACCCCAGTACTGATGATGATATTAAGAAGTTACTAAGAGCCATTAAAGAGTTCATGCAGCTCGCTTCAGATGAGCAAGAGCGCCAAACAGCTGATGGGAGCAG CCCAGATAGGTCCATGTCAAAGCGCTGCACCGGCTTAAGCACTTGTGTGCTGGGCAAACTGTCCCAGGATATTCACAAACTCCAGACCTATCCCCGCACAGATGTGGGAGCAGGGACACCTGGAAAGAAGAGAAATCTAGCTGAGCAATATGAATACAATTGA
- the LOC133152436 gene encoding vitamin D 25-hydroxylase translates to MVSITSPSLAHMSRAQVLLVACGVSLAFLAVLLLRQLIKQRRPPGFPPGPSPIPVIGNIMSLVTEPHVFLKKQSEVHGKIFSLDLGGILTVVLNGYDCVRECLYHQSEVFADRPSLPLFKKMTKMGGLLNCKYGKSWIEHRKLACNSFRYFGSNQRLFERKISEECMFFVDAIDEHKGKAFNPKHLVTNAVSNITNLIIFGQRFTYDDSNFQHMIEIFSENVELAVSSWAFLYNAFPWIEYVPFGKHQKLFRNAAEVYDFLQQVIESFSQGRVPHIPRHYVDSYLDELEQNVGNPGSSFSYENLIYSVGELIIAGTETTTNTLRWAMLYMALYPNIQERVHREIDSVLPNGRAPSLEDKQKMPFVEAVLHEILRFCNIVPLGIFRATSQEAHVNGYTIPKGTMVITNLYSVHFDEKYWTDPGVFSPQRFLDSNGNFVRREAFLPFSLGRRQCLGEQLARMEMFLFFTTLLQRFHLQFPPGSIPTVAPKLGMTLQPKPYSICAIRRQHKDTPYHN, encoded by the exons ATGGTCTCAATTACCTCGCCGTCTCTGGCGCACATGTCCCGCGCGCAAGTTCTGTTGGTGGCGTGCGGCGTCAGCTTAGCCTTCCTCGCCGTGCTGCTCCTCCGTCAGCTCATCAAGCAGAGGAGACCCCCGGGATTCCCCCCCGGGCCTTCCCCCATCCCTGTCATAGGGAACATTATGTCTCTGGTCACCGAGCCGCACGTTTTCCTCAAGAAGCAGAGTGAAGTTCACGGAAAG ATTTTCAGTCTGGACCTTGGAGGCATCTTGACTGTGGTGCTGAATGGCTACGACTGTGTCAGGGAATGCCTTTACCATCAGAGTGAGGTCTTTGCTGACCGGCCATCCTTGCCTCTCTTCaagaaaatgaccaaaatgGGTG GTCTTCTCAATTGCAAATATGGCAAAAGCTGGATCGAACACCGCAAACTGGCGTGCAATTCGTTCAGGTACTTCGGAAGTAATCAGAGGCTCTTTGAGAGGAAGATCTCGGAGGAGTGCATGTTCTTCGTGGACGCCATCGACGAGCACAAAGGCAAAGCGTTCAATCCCAAACACCTGGTGACCAACGCCGTGTCCAACATCACCAACCTGATCATCTTCGGCCAGCGCTTCACCTACGATGACAGCAACTTTCAGCACATGATTGAAATCTTTAGCGAGAACGTGGAACTGGCGGTGAGCAGCTGGGCCTTCCTCTACAACGCCTTCCCTTGGATCGAGTATGTGCCCTTCGGGAAGCACCAGAAGCTCTTCCGCAATGCCGCCGAGGTCTACGACTTCCTACAACAGGTCATCGAGAGCTTTTCCCAAGGCCGGGTGCCACATATACCTCGGCACTACGTCGACTCCTACTTGGATGAGTTGGAGCAGAATGTGGGCAACCCTGGTTCGTCATTCTCCTATGAGAACCTCATCTACTCAGTGGGGGAGCTAATCATCGCAGGCACCGAGACCACCACCAATACCCTGCGCTGGGCCATGCTTTACATGGCCCTGTACCCCAACATACAAG AGAGGGTGCACAGGGAGATTGACAGTGTGTTGCCAAACGGGCGAGCGCCCTCTTTAGAGGACAAACAGAAGATGCCCTTTGTGGAAGCTGTCCTGCATGAGATCCTGCGTTTCTGCAACATCGTCCCCCTGGGCATTTTCCGCGCCACGTCACAGGAGGCCCACGTCAATGGCTACACCATTCCCAAAGGCACCATGGTGATCACCAACCTGTATTCCGTGCACTTTGATGAGAAGTACTGGACCGATCCGGGCGTGTTCTCACCACAGAGGTTCCTGGACAGCAATGGTAACTTCGTGAGACGTGAAGCCTTCCTGCCATTCTCGCTGG GGAGGCGTCAATGTCTTGGTGAGCAACTGGCCAGGATGGAAATGTTTCTCTTTTTTACCACTTTGCTCCAGAGATTCCACCTTCAGTTCCCACCAGGAAGC